A window of Sedimentibacter sp. MB31-C6 genomic DNA:
TATACTATATTCCATATATTTTGTTTCTTTTGATAATTGATCAGGTTCAACAATAAATTTTTCAACAATCCCACTTAATCCAGTTCCTAATATTGATACTACTATTAAAGCTGCAGGAACTATTAACGCAAATTTTAAGTTTCTTTTTCTTGAACCTATAAAAAATGTAACTGCTGCTATAAAACAACCAACCATTAACACTCTATATACATTTAAGGTTATGTTTATATCTGTATAACCTGCACCAAAAACTCTGCCTAGTTGAGAGTATAATAAATCATAAGACATTAAGAAAAATCTAATTCCTATAAATATAAAAGTTAAAGAACCAATTATAGATATTTGATTTATTATTTTTGATATAAACTTTTTATTTAAAACAGAACTAAAATCAATTTGTTGTTGTAATCCTGAAATATTTTCAAATTGATGAGATACTTTTTTAAAACTATCTTTAATTGATAGATATCCATAAAATAAAACAGTTACAATAATAAGTAAGAATAGTATGTTTATTATAAAACCAACAAGTGTTTTAATAAGGGGTAATTTAAATATGTAAAAACTAATATCATTATTAAATATAGAATCAACTGAATTGAAAATTTCTAGATTAATGTATTGTAAAATTTCAAACCATAAAGTTGAGACTATATTTATTGTCATAACAAAACTTATTGCAATAGTTACAATTTTAATCCAAAAATTTGTTTTTTTCTTAGTATCAATATCGATTACTTCTATATCTTCATAATATTTCTTTTTTAATTTGTTTATATACATATATAGCAAAAGTGATAAAAATACAAATAGAGGTATTCCAATAGTAAATTGAGCTTTCAATTTAGTAAAAAATGTTTCTGTATACCCTACCTCCTTAAACCACAAATAATCTGTTGAAAATTTAAGTATACCCCCAAAGGAATTAATAACTATAAATAATATAATTATCATACCTATAACAAAAAATCTACTTCTATTTTTCATAATACCTCCTTTATTTAATTATCAGAAGTAATTACATTAGCAATCACTTTACTTTACTCGTTATGTTATTTATTAAATTCTATTCTTAATTTTTCCAAAGTTTTCTTTTCTATTCTAGAAACTGTCATTTGAGAAATGTTTAATTCCTTTGCTATATCACTTTGTGTTTTATTAGAATAATACCTTTTTAAAATAATGTTCCTTTCCAGTTCGTTCAACTTTTTTAATGATTTATTTATAAAATCTTCGTTTTCTATTTTTAAATATTCTTTATCTTCTTCTCCCACTAAATCTAACAATGAAATTTGACTTTCTTCATTTTTTAAATCAAACTTTATGTCCAAAGATTGAGAATTAAACATTTTTCCTGCTTCAAAAGCTTCTAATACTTCTTCTTCTGAACATTTCACATAATCTGATATTTCTTTTACAGAAGGAGTTCTATGAAGTTCATTGCTAAGTATATTGTAACATTCATTTACTTTCTTAGATATTTCCTGTATTTTTCTAGGTACTTTTATAGACCAACCTTTATCTCTGAAATATTTTTTTATTTCACCTAGTATAGTAGGAGTTGCAAAGCTAGTAAATTCAAACCCTCTAGAAATGTCGAATCTTTCGATAGCATAAATTAAACCCATACAAGCTATTTGATAAATATCTTCATATTCTATTCCTCTATTAGAATATTTTTTTGATATGATTTCTGCCATATATTTATATTTTTCAAAAATTTGATTTCTTACATCAATATTTTTTGTTTTTTCATATTGAATAAATAAATCTTGATTTTTTATATTTTTTGAGTTTTGCCCCATTATCTTCATACCACCAACATCCATACTAGTTCATATATTTTTCAAAACTAATTTTATTGTAGTCTAAATCTAATTCATATTTATCCGATAAGCTTTCAATTATTAGAATACACATTTCATCTTTAATCTCATTTTTTTTATTTACTTTTCCCTTATTTAAATCAGTCACTTTTACTTTAAATTTGTCATTATCAATAATATATTCTACTTCAAAAGGTTTTTCATTCTCTTTTATATTATTTATAAAAAATATGCAAATTTCTGATACAATAACTTTAATATCTTCTATATCATCTACATTAAAACTATTAATATTAGATAATGCTGAAGATGTTAATCTTATTGTACTTATGTATTCTGACTTTTTTGGAATTGTTAATTTTACTTTATCCATTATTCTCACCCTTGAATATTAAATACTTTATTTAGACCTGTTATATCAAATAATTTATAAATATTTGGTTTTAAATTTATTATACTAACTTCTAAGCTTTTTTCTTGCGCTTTTTTGTATATACTCATTAAAATACCTAAACCTGTACTGTCAATATAATCTAATTCATTTCCATTAATTATAATATTAGAATCTTTAGTTTCTATTAAATCAAAAATAACTTTTTTAAATTCTGGAGAAGTATATATATCTACTTCTCCAACAGGTATTATCTCTAAACTATTTTCTTTATTTTTCCCATATTTTATATTCAAAGACATTTGAAACCTCCATATTAATATTATTCTTCTATTTCCACATCTTCTTCTGGTATAATTTTGGCTACAGAAGCAACTTTGTCACCATTATTAAGTCTCATTGCTATTACTCCTTGAGTATCTCTTCCCATTATTGATACTCCAGATGTATGCATTCTAATTATTGAACCATTCGAACTTAATATCATAATATCATCTTCTTTATTTACTATTAAACAATCAACTATTTTTCCAGTTTTTTTGTTTATAGAATGAGATTTCATTCCCTTTCCGCCTCTATTTTGACAGCGATATTCACTTGGATTAGTCATTTTAGCATAACCGTTTCTAGTAATTGTCATAATAAATTTATCATTTTCTTCTTGAGAAAGAATACCCATAGATACTATTTCATCATCATTAGTCGTAGTAATAGCTTTTACTCCCATTGAATTTCTACCAGTTTCTCTTACATCTCTTTCACTAAATCTTATTCCTTTACCATTTTTAGTTGTAATAAAAATATCCATTGTTCCATCAGTTTTATTTACGCTTATTAATTCATCATCTTCAGCAATTTTTATTGCAATAAGACCTGTTTTTCTTGAAGTATCAAATTCAGTGAGTTTTGTTTTTTTAATAATACCTTTTTTAGTAGCAAAGACCAAATATTCATTATCATTATAGTCTCTGATAGGAATTAAAGCTCTAATTTTTTCATCTGTATCTATGTTTATAAGATTAATAGCTGC
This region includes:
- a CDS encoding SigB/SigF/SigG family RNA polymerase sigma factor translates to MKIMGQNSKNIKNQDLFIQYEKTKNIDVRNQIFEKYKYMAEIISKKYSNRGIEYEDIYQIACMGLIYAIERFDISRGFEFTSFATPTILGEIKKYFRDKGWSIKVPRKIQEISKKVNECYNILSNELHRTPSVKEISDYVKCSEEEVLEAFEAGKMFNSQSLDIKFDLKNEESQISLLDLVGEEDKEYLKIENEDFINKSLKKLNELERNIILKRYYSNKTQSDIAKELNISQMTVSRIEKKTLEKLRIEFNK
- a CDS encoding ATP-binding protein; the protein is MDKVKLTIPKKSEYISTIRLTSSALSNINSFNVDDIEDIKVIVSEICIFFINNIKENEKPFEVEYIIDNDKFKVKVTDLNKGKVNKKNEIKDEMCILIIESLSDKYELDLDYNKISFEKYMN
- a CDS encoding STAS domain-containing protein codes for the protein MSLNIKYGKNKENSLEIIPVGEVDIYTSPEFKKVIFDLIETKDSNIIINGNELDYIDSTGLGILMSIYKKAQEKSLEVSIINLKPNIYKLFDITGLNKVFNIQG